One region of Gossypium raimondii isolate GPD5lz chromosome 6, ASM2569854v1, whole genome shotgun sequence genomic DNA includes:
- the LOC128041751 gene encoding uncharacterized protein LOC128041751 produces the protein MAMEQLYGDFDASYNELQGWIAAMREHVPGTVIELQTRSYDGPNDQLQSRKRIFHRMFWTFDQYVRAFPHCKPFVQVDGTWLYGKYTQILLLAVAQDGNRNVLPIAFTIVDKENMESWEFFLTNLRRYVISNDNICIISDRRKGLIAAIRRSGVPCVRARATHFRQRMARLESDMEGQTNTSFRQWLGTMEPWLATLMPRMGQQQVNQMEAGHVFVEGIRDAMVVNCRMARSMTVEVYSRHNETFRVTETIGRRPSIPPRSYGVDLRNRRCDCRRFQTLHFPCAHVVAACAKVGLNVEQFIDEVYTIERTLHVWENEFPMLPDLSTWEVPPTTFELVPDIRLRRNLKGRPQSSRIHNEMDIREKSDGNLCGVCRLPGHNRSKCPL, from the exons atggcaatgGAGCAATTGTATGGAGATTTCGATGCATCGTACAATGAATTACAGGGATGGATAGCCGCCATGAGGGAACACGTGCCGGGAACTGTAATTGAGTTGCAGACACGATCTTATGACGGGCCAAATGACCAACtacaatcgagaaaaagaattttccatcggatgttctggacaTTTGATCAATATGTGCGcgcatttccccactgcaaacCATTTGTGCAAGTAGATGGAACCTGGCTATATGGAAAATACACACAGATCTTACTTCTTGCGGTTGCTCAAGACGGCAACAGAAACGTACTCCCGATAGCATTTACCATCGTCGATAAGGAGAACATGGAATCGTGGGAGTTCTTTCTTACCAACCTGCGGAGGTATGTGATTAGCAAtgataatatttgcatcatttCCGATAGAAGAAAAGGATTAATTGCAGCCATTAGGCGTTCTGGTGTACCATG CGTACGAGCTAGAGCCACACATTTTCGCCAAAGAATGGCCCggcttgagagtgacatggaagGTCAAACCAACACATCTTTCCGGCAGTGGCTGGGTACCATGGAGCCAtg GTTGGCTACCTtaatgccaagaatgggtcagcaacaAGTGAACCAGATGGAGGCGGGACATGTCTTTGTCGAAGGCATTAGGGATGCAATGGTTGTAAACTGTCGAATGGCGAGGTCGATGACAGTAGAAGTATATTCACGACATAATGAAACGTTTCGAGTTACAGAGACCATCGGTCGTCGACCCAGTATACCACCtaggtcctacggagttgatctccgAAATAGACGGTGTGATTGCAGAAGGTTTCAAACACTTCATTTTCCATGTGCACACGTCGTGGCAGCTTGTGCTAAAGTTGGGCTCAATGTAGAACAATTTATCGATGAAGTGTACACCATCGAACGTACGTTGCATGTATGGGAAAACGAGTTCCCCATGCTTCCTGACCTATCTACTTGGGAGGTACCTCCGACGACCTTCGAGCTAGTCCCAGACATAAGGTTGCGTAGAAACCTGAAAGGTCGTCCACAATCATCCAGAATCCATAAcgaaatggacattagggagaaatctgaTGGGAATTTGTGTGGCGTATGCAGATTACCCGGTCATAATCGGAGTAAATGCCCTCTCTGA